The following proteins are encoded in a genomic region of Sulfurovum indicum:
- a CDS encoding CotH kinase family protein: MKYLFIFITSVFILVGCGGGGDSDGSIYPRSETITIYPAANLPKLYYLPSFELNGTLQYHLDTTVTEGNVSLIDQLSGLISYQAKDENTTSDQFLYTVSDNSTGQINVTVQLSIGAIPVTINGTEENNFSSNLPLVIVDTGDQSIPDEPKIKGGMAVIEPDPTTGRTSPHMSAQYSGHIAIEIRGSSSQIYPKKQYSVDTETWNGEDDDIPLLGMPAEHKWILYAPYADKSLMRNYLAYHKSREINSTQYYAVRSHFVELLVREEDHYRYDGVYVLMEKIKRDANRLDLAKLTETENQLPDITGGYIFKQDGDPDPDEDIFAGITGTRFIYVYPKSSKITEDQKFYIENYVQTFEYALDANDFNDTASSNYYGNFISEEDFIVHFLSREFFMDVDTWLFSEYLHKDKDAKLALSAVWDFNAGMGNNDFRLNGTTQGWVYDIMRTDYPEKALRKWLDRLMSDPAFRQKVKDKWSSLRSTIWSDANLTVFIDNTKAMLDESAARNFQRWPEVLGQYVWPNRMACDDGGIPVYCPTFERAVNEHLKSWLLERAVWIDTNLTN; the protein is encoded by the coding sequence ATGAAATATTTATTCATTTTTATCACCTCAGTCTTTATCCTCGTCGGGTGTGGCGGAGGGGGAGACTCGGACGGCTCGATCTATCCGCGCAGCGAAACCATTACCATATACCCGGCAGCCAACCTTCCAAAACTATATTACCTTCCCTCCTTTGAGCTTAACGGAACACTGCAGTATCATCTTGATACGACTGTAACCGAAGGAAATGTCTCACTCATTGATCAACTATCGGGTCTTATCTCCTACCAGGCAAAAGATGAAAATACCACTTCGGATCAGTTTCTCTATACCGTTAGCGACAACAGTACGGGACAGATCAATGTGACAGTTCAGCTTTCAATAGGAGCGATCCCTGTAACGATAAACGGTACAGAAGAGAATAACTTCAGCTCCAATTTGCCGCTTGTTATCGTCGATACAGGTGACCAGTCGATCCCGGATGAGCCGAAGATAAAAGGAGGGATGGCCGTCATTGAACCTGACCCGACAACAGGCAGGACATCTCCGCACATGTCAGCTCAGTACAGTGGACATATTGCCATTGAGATCAGGGGAAGCTCTTCCCAAATCTATCCTAAAAAACAGTACAGTGTCGATACCGAGACATGGAACGGAGAGGATGATGACATCCCGCTCCTGGGAATGCCGGCAGAACATAAATGGATCCTCTATGCACCCTATGCAGACAAGTCTCTGATGCGAAACTATCTTGCCTATCACAAAAGCAGGGAGATCAATTCAACGCAGTATTATGCCGTACGTTCCCACTTCGTGGAACTGCTGGTACGAGAAGAGGACCACTACCGGTATGATGGAGTTTATGTCCTTATGGAAAAGATCAAACGCGATGCGAACCGTCTTGATCTTGCAAAACTGACAGAAACAGAGAATCAGTTGCCGGACATTACCGGCGGATACATCTTCAAACAGGATGGGGACCCCGATCCGGATGAAGATATATTTGCCGGGATCACAGGCACACGCTTTATCTATGTCTACCCTAAAAGCAGCAAGATCACCGAAGACCAGAAGTTCTACATAGAAAACTATGTACAGACTTTTGAATATGCACTGGATGCAAACGACTTTAACGATACAGCCTCGTCAAACTATTATGGCAATTTTATCAGCGAAGAGGATTTTATCGTCCACTTTCTCTCCAGAGAGTTCTTTATGGATGTCGATACCTGGCTTTTTAGTGAATATCTCCATAAGGACAAGGATGCGAAGCTGGCACTGAGTGCTGTCTGGGACTTTAATGCCGGCATGGGGAACAATGATTTCCGTCTTAACGGAACAACACAGGGGTGGGTTTATGATATCATGCGTACAGACTACCCTGAAAAGGCCCTCAGGAAATGGCTGGACCGCCTTATGAGCGATCCAGCCTTCAGACAGAAGGTCAAAGATAAATGGAGCAGCCTTAGAAGCACCATCTGGTCTGATGCCAACTTGACGGTATTTATCGACAATACCAAAGCCATGCTCGATGAGTCTGCCGCAAGGAACTTCCAACGGTGGCCGGAAGTACTCGGTCAATATGTCTGGCCTAACAGAATGGCCTGTGATGACGGCGGTATACCGGTCTACTGTCCGACCTTTGAACGTGCAGTCAATGAACACCTAAAGAGCTGGCTGCTTGAACGTGCCGTCTGGATCGATACCAATCTCACAAACTAA
- a CDS encoding glycosyltransferase — MEVVIPVLKIYLLIFIIIVTLYMIRHFIFTYNRLFGEQKLYYQDILDKDVPMVTVVIPMKNEELVAKQILDRLVSSDYPREKLEIIPVNDHSDDGTKEILESYAAKYDHIRPYHRLSEDEKPGKANSLNDTMNVAKGEIIVVFDADYQPPDGIIRELVIGFKDPEVGAVMGRVLVENCGTNMLTMMLELERSGGYQVDQQARYNMDLIPQYGGTVGAYRKEALLKMGGFDPKVLAEDTELTYKMYLNGWHVAYANRAECYEEMPENWIDRAKQIRRWARGHNQVMFKYLVPLLTSRYLSFRKKLDGLLLIFIYMLPTLLFLGILSSVVLFLSGNLEIFAGIVFLLFIVSLGAFGNFAPFFQIGVANFIDGRTKALRLIPMFAFNFVFYMLYVSLGFWDAVKDLFRKSEPEWDKTKRRQRGERYE; from the coding sequence ATGGAAGTGGTAATCCCTGTTTTAAAAATATATTTGCTTATATTCATTATAATTGTGACACTCTATATGATCAGACACTTCATATTTACCTACAATCGACTCTTCGGTGAACAAAAGCTCTACTATCAGGATATTTTGGACAAGGATGTTCCGATGGTAACGGTAGTGATACCCATGAAAAATGAAGAATTGGTTGCAAAACAGATACTTGACAGACTGGTTTCGAGTGACTATCCAAGAGAGAAACTTGAAATCATTCCTGTCAATGACCATTCTGATGATGGCACAAAAGAGATCCTTGAGAGTTATGCTGCCAAATATGACCATATCAGGCCATACCACCGGCTGAGTGAGGATGAAAAACCGGGGAAAGCGAACAGTCTTAATGACACAATGAATGTTGCCAAAGGTGAGATCATTGTCGTTTTTGATGCAGACTATCAGCCGCCGGACGGGATTATCAGAGAACTTGTCATCGGATTTAAAGACCCGGAAGTGGGAGCTGTGATGGGAAGAGTTCTGGTTGAGAACTGTGGGACCAATATGCTGACGATGATGCTGGAACTTGAACGTTCCGGCGGCTACCAGGTTGATCAGCAGGCACGTTACAATATGGATCTGATCCCACAGTATGGCGGAACTGTAGGTGCATACAGAAAGGAGGCTCTACTTAAAATGGGAGGATTCGATCCGAAGGTATTGGCCGAGGATACGGAGCTTACTTACAAGATGTACCTAAACGGTTGGCATGTAGCGTATGCGAATCGTGCTGAGTGTTATGAAGAGATGCCTGAGAACTGGATTGACAGAGCAAAACAGATAAGAAGATGGGCAAGGGGACATAACCAGGTCATGTTCAAATATCTTGTCCCGCTGCTGACATCCAGATATTTGAGTTTCAGAAAAAAGCTGGACGGACTTCTGTTGATCTTTATCTATATGCTTCCTACGCTGCTTTTCCTGGGGATCTTGAGCTCTGTAGTACTGTTCCTCTCCGGCAATCTGGAGATATTTGCAGGTATAGTTTTTTTACTCTTTATTGTATCACTTGGGGCATTTGGAAACTTTGCCCCGTTTTTTCAGATCGGTGTAGCGAACTTTATAGACGGCAGAACAAAAGCTTTACGGCTTATTCCTATGTTTGCATTTAACTTTGTATTCTATATGCTGTATGTAAGTTTGGGGTTTTGGGATGCTGTAAAAGACCTTTTCCGTAAAAGCGAGCCCGAGTGGGATAAAACGAAAAGACGTCAAAGAGGAGAGCGTTATGAATAG
- the smpB gene encoding SsrA-binding protein SmpB, translating into MAINIVAQNKKARHDYEILEKFEAGIVLQGSEVKALRAKRANLNDAFCRFIQGELYLMNAHIAELETTNRHFARDSRTPRKLLLHKKELLKLHNKVHKDGLTIVPLMIYFNERNFAKVSIAVAKGKKLHDKRADLKAKTLDREAKAAMKNRSF; encoded by the coding sequence TTGGCTATTAATATCGTTGCACAGAACAAAAAAGCCAGACACGATTATGAGATACTCGAAAAGTTCGAAGCAGGTATCGTACTGCAGGGGAGCGAGGTCAAAGCACTGCGTGCCAAACGCGCCAACCTCAATGATGCCTTCTGCCGTTTCATTCAGGGAGAACTCTACCTGATGAATGCTCACATCGCCGAACTTGAAACAACCAACCGCCATTTTGCCAGAGACAGCAGAACACCCCGTAAACTGCTGCTGCATAAAAAAGAGCTTCTGAAACTACATAACAAAGTACACAAAGACGGTCTGACCATAGTACCTCTGATGATCTATTTCAACGAACGTAACTTTGCAAAGGTAAGTATCGCGGTCGCCAAAGGAAAGAAACTGCATGACAAACGCGCAGACCTTAAAGCAAAAACACTTGACAGAGAAGCTAAAGCGG